One stretch of Juglans microcarpa x Juglans regia isolate MS1-56 chromosome 3D, Jm3101_v1.0, whole genome shotgun sequence DNA includes these proteins:
- the LOC121255332 gene encoding cilia- and flagella-associated protein 251-like isoform X1 has product MFKQSPSRNHRSKGIRLKHVLQICLLLGICFWLIYQVKHSHDKKKAFDENDANLSAKTRSGGELLNFGRKDLHPYVKEVTKKDKHGGEEEEESKHGEDEQEEVEEENKHELKEQEEEENKHEVDEQEDEENKSEETEDEERGVGDDEIDENDQEKLDGEADRDEEFIDDEKEGKEDDRKSEDKDSQVETSLEDQDHDDGTENIHEAREEHYKGDDASSAVAHDTQTIISETENLSSENSIKKSEMNIVEQENKSNGTQEIDRDQKNPEIKLVEGGMHENGTSLNVITVEQEGNDSFSNSVDSSDPNSTVTSHSNDQFEATNNTKLVSNIASNTFAEVSIGGNNSTDTDIDTSGSSQKNGTASISDSALAQNITVDLSNTISESNQSDGNSTVSIKNEEAGAGSGESTSANNSESALSEKITTEAEDGSVSSISKENTDAGENKLDGRDEPGGNKKSSDNYSRDEIDVIEHDPIDASDSHIALDEKGVRIDLDTLPDIRTEWENSKDVAAE; this is encoded by the coding sequence ATGTTCAAGCAATCTCCAAGCAGAAACCACAGGTCCAAGGGCATCAGGCTAAAGCATGTTCTGCAAATTTGTCTCTTGCTTGGTATATGTTTCTGGTTAATCTACCAAGTCAAGCATTCCCACGATAAAAAGAAGGCATTTGATGAGAATGATGCAAATCTATCAGCCAAGACACGGAGTGGTGGTGAGCTTCTTAATTTTGGGAGAAAGGATCTCCATCCTTACGTGAAAGAAGTAACTAAGAAAGACAAGCACGggggagaagaggaagaagaaagtaaGCATGGCGAAGATGAGcaagaagaagtagaagaagaaaacaagcaTGAACTAAAAGagcaagaggaagaagaaaacaagcaTGAAGTAGACGAGCAAGAGGATGAGGAAAACAAAAGTGAAGAGACAGAAGATGAGGAAAGAGGAGTTGGAGACGATGAGATAGATGAAAATGATCAAGAGAAATTAGATGGGGAAGCTGACCGTGATGAGGAATTTATAGATGAcgagaaagagggaaaagaagaTGATAGGAAGAGTGAGGACAAAGACAGTCAAGTAGAAACTTCTTTGGAGGATCAGGACCATGATGATGGTACTGAGAACATTCACGAGGCACGAGAGGAACATTACAAGGGAGATGATGCTTCCAGTGCAGTGGCCCATGATACCCAGACTATCATCTCTGAGACTGAGAATTTAAGTTCAGAGAATTCAATCAAGAAATCTGAAATGAATATTGTAGAACAGGAGAACAAATCCAATGGCACTCAGGAAATTGATAGGGATCAGAAAAATCCAGAAATAAAGTTGGTAGAAGGTGGAATGCATGAGAATGGCACTTCTTTGAATGTAATTACTGTCGAACAGGAGGGAAATGATAGTTTTTCCAACTCTGTGGATAGCTCAGATCCAAATTCAACAGTGACAAGCCATTCCAATGATCAATTTGAAGCAACCAATAACACAAAACTGGTGAGTAACATAGCCAGCAATACCTTCGCTGAAGTAAGTATTGGAGGCAATAACTCGACAGATACGGATATAGACACTTCTGGTTCTTCCCAGAAGAATGGAACAGCGAGTATATCTGATTCAGCTCTTGCTCAAAATATAACAGTGGACCTCTCTAATACGATTTCTGAGAGCAATCAGTCTGATGGTAATTCAACAGTTTCAATTAAAAATGAAGAAGCAGGTGCAGGTTCGGGAGAATCTACTTCAGCTAATAATTCTGAGTCTGCTCTGTCAGAAAAGATCACAACTGAAGCAGAAGATGGCTCTGTGTCTTCAATTTCAAAGGAGAACACCGACGCTGGTGAGAACAAGTTGGATGGTCGTGACGAACCTGGTGGAAACAAAAAAAGCTCGGACAATTACTCCAGAGATGAGATAGATGTTATTGAACATGACCCCATTGATGCTTCTGACTCCCATATTGCTCTTGATGAGAAAGGAGTTCGCATAGATCTGGATACGTTGCCGGATATTAGAACAGAATGGGAAAACAGCAAAGACGTTGCAGCAGAGTGA
- the LOC121255335 gene encoding pathogenesis-related protein 1-like — MQGLMIMRNISPAIIFAFVLTFAFVHESSAQDSPQDYVNAHNAARSQVGVGPIAWDATVAAFAENYANQRKGDCRLVHSGGPYGENIASSGGDLSGTAAVNLWVGEKADYNYNSNSCAAGRQCGHYTQVVWRNSVRLGCAKVRCNNGGTFITCNYDPPGNYAGQRPY, encoded by the coding sequence ATGCAGGGACTCATGATCATGAGAAACATTTCCCCAGCAATAATATTTGCTTTTGTTCTGACCTTTGCCTTCGTCCATGAATCCAGCGCCCAAGATTCACCACAAGACTACGTCAACGCTCACAACGCAGCTCGATCACAGGTTGGAGTCGGACCTATTGCTTGGGATGCTACCGTTGCGGCATTTGCAGAGAATTATGCTAACCAACGTAAGGGTGATTGCAGACTTGTGCACTCGGGTGGCCCTTACGGTGAGAATATTGCATCGAGCGGTGGTGACCTCTCGGGAACGGCTGCCGTTAACCTTTGGGTAGGAGAGAAGGCCGACTACAACTACAACTCTAACTCATGTGCTGCCGGCCGCCAGTGCGGCCACTATACTCAGGTGGTTTGGCGCAATTCTGTGCGCCTTGGCTGTGCTAAAGTCAGATGCAACAATGGCGGCACCTTCATCACTTGCAACTATGACCCCCCGGGCAACTATGCCGGGCAGCGGCCttactaa
- the LOC121255332 gene encoding dentin sialophosphoprotein-like isoform X2 → MFKQSPSRNHRSKGIRLKHVLQICLLLGICFWLIYQVKHSHDKKKAFDENDANLSAKTRSGGELLNFGRKDLHPYVKEVTKKDKHGGEEEEESKHGEDEQEEENKHEVDEQEDEENKSEETEDEERGVGDDEIDENDQEKLDGEADRDEEFIDDEKEGKEDDRKSEDKDSQVETSLEDQDHDDGTENIHEAREEHYKGDDASSAVAHDTQTIISETENLSSENSIKKSEMNIVEQENKSNGTQEIDRDQKNPEIKLVEGGMHENGTSLNVITVEQEGNDSFSNSVDSSDPNSTVTSHSNDQFEATNNTKLVSNIASNTFAEVSIGGNNSTDTDIDTSGSSQKNGTASISDSALAQNITVDLSNTISESNQSDGNSTVSIKNEEAGAGSGESTSANNSESALSEKITTEAEDGSVSSISKENTDAGENKLDGRDEPGGNKKSSDNYSRDEIDVIEHDPIDASDSHIALDEKGVRIDLDTLPDIRTEWENSKDVAAE, encoded by the exons ATGTTCAAGCAATCTCCAAGCAGAAACCACAGGTCCAAGGGCATCAGGCTAAAGCATGTTCTGCAAATTTGTCTCTTGCTTGGTATATGTTTCTGGTTAATCTACCAAGTCAAGCATTCCCACGATAAAAAGAAGGCATTTGATGAGAATGATGCAAATCTATCAGCCAAGACACGGAGTGGTGGTGAGCTTCTTAATTTTGGGAGAAAGGATCTCCATCCTTACGTGAAAGAAGTAACTAAGAAAGACAAGCACGggggagaagaggaagaagaaagtaaGCATGGCGAAGATGAGcaa gaagaagaaaacaagcaTGAAGTAGACGAGCAAGAGGATGAGGAAAACAAAAGTGAAGAGACAGAAGATGAGGAAAGAGGAGTTGGAGACGATGAGATAGATGAAAATGATCAAGAGAAATTAGATGGGGAAGCTGACCGTGATGAGGAATTTATAGATGAcgagaaagagggaaaagaagaTGATAGGAAGAGTGAGGACAAAGACAGTCAAGTAGAAACTTCTTTGGAGGATCAGGACCATGATGATGGTACTGAGAACATTCACGAGGCACGAGAGGAACATTACAAGGGAGATGATGCTTCCAGTGCAGTGGCCCATGATACCCAGACTATCATCTCTGAGACTGAGAATTTAAGTTCAGAGAATTCAATCAAGAAATCTGAAATGAATATTGTAGAACAGGAGAACAAATCCAATGGCACTCAGGAAATTGATAGGGATCAGAAAAATCCAGAAATAAAGTTGGTAGAAGGTGGAATGCATGAGAATGGCACTTCTTTGAATGTAATTACTGTCGAACAGGAGGGAAATGATAGTTTTTCCAACTCTGTGGATAGCTCAGATCCAAATTCAACAGTGACAAGCCATTCCAATGATCAATTTGAAGCAACCAATAACACAAAACTGGTGAGTAACATAGCCAGCAATACCTTCGCTGAAGTAAGTATTGGAGGCAATAACTCGACAGATACGGATATAGACACTTCTGGTTCTTCCCAGAAGAATGGAACAGCGAGTATATCTGATTCAGCTCTTGCTCAAAATATAACAGTGGACCTCTCTAATACGATTTCTGAGAGCAATCAGTCTGATGGTAATTCAACAGTTTCAATTAAAAATGAAGAAGCAGGTGCAGGTTCGGGAGAATCTACTTCAGCTAATAATTCTGAGTCTGCTCTGTCAGAAAAGATCACAACTGAAGCAGAAGATGGCTCTGTGTCTTCAATTTCAAAGGAGAACACCGACGCTGGTGAGAACAAGTTGGATGGTCGTGACGAACCTGGTGGAAACAAAAAAAGCTCGGACAATTACTCCAGAGATGAGATAGATGTTATTGAACATGACCCCATTGATGCTTCTGACTCCCATATTGCTCTTGATGAGAAAGGAGTTCGCATAGATCTGGATACGTTGCCGGATATTAGAACAGAATGGGAAAACAGCAAAGACGTTGCAGCAGAGTGA
- the LOC121255334 gene encoding pathogenesis-related protein 1-like: MQGLTIMRNISPAMIFVFVLTFAFVYESSAQDSPQDYVNAHNAARSQVRVGPITWNATVAAFAQNYANQRKHDCRLVHSGGRYGENIAWSSGDLSGTAAVNLWVGEKADYNYNSNSCAAGRQCGHYTQVVWRNSVRLGCAKVRCNNGGTFITCNYDPPGNFAGQRPY; the protein is encoded by the coding sequence ATGCAGGGACTCACGATCATGAGAAACATTTCCCCAGcaatgatatttgtttttgtccTGACCTTTGCCTTCGTCTATGAATCCAGCGCCCAAGATTCACCACAAGACTACGTCAACGCTCACAACGCAGCTCGATCACAGGTTCGAGTCGGACCTATTACTTGGAATGCTACCGTTGCGGCATTTGCACAGAATTATGCTAATCAACGTAAGCATGATTGCAGACTAGTGCACTCGGGTGGTCGTTACGGGGAGAATATTGCATGGAGCAGTGGTGACCTCTCGGGAACGGCTGCCGTTAACCTTTGGGTAGGAGAGAAGGCCGACTACAACTACAACTCTAACTCATGTGCTGCCGGCCGCCAGTGCGGCCACTATACTCAGGTGGTTTGGCGCAATTCTGTGCGCCTTGGCTGTGCCAAAGTCAGATGCAACAATGGCGGCACCTTCATCACTTGCAACTATGACCCCCCGGGCAACTTTGCCGGGCAGCGGCCttactaa
- the LOC121255337 gene encoding pathogenesis-related protein 1-like: MGNISLAIVCVLDYTIIHLSCPQIGSSPQDYVNAHNAARSEVGIGPITWNATIAAYAQNYANQRKGDCRLVHSGGPYGENLAWSSGDLSGTAAVNLWVAEKADYNATTRSCAAGRQCGHYTQVVWRYPYLRLGCGKVRCNDGGTFITCNYDPPGNYVGEQPF, translated from the coding sequence ATGGGTAACATTTCATTAGCAATTGTCTGTGTCCTGGATTATACCATTATCCATCTCTCCTGTCCCCAGATTGGTTCATCACCACAGGACTACGTCAACGCTCACAACGCAGCTCGATCAGAGGTGGGAATCGGACCTATTACTTGGAATGCTACCATAGCGGCATACGCACAGAACTATGCTAATCAACGTAAGGGTGATTGCAGACTAGTGCACTCGGGTGGCCCTTACGGTGAGAATCTTGCATGGAGCAGTGGTGACCTCTCGGGAACGGCTGCCGTTAACCTTTGGGTAGCAGAGAAGGCCGACTACAACGCAACCACTAGATCATGTGCTGCCGGCCGCCAGTGCGGCCACTATACTCAGGTGGTTTGGCGCTATCCATATTTGCGCTTGGGCTGTGGTAAAGTTAGATGCAACGACGGCGGCACCTTCATCACTTGCAATTATGATCCCCCCGGAAACTATGTCGGGGAGCAGCCGTTCTAG
- the LOC121255333 gene encoding probable xyloglucan endotransglucosylase/hydrolase protein 10 — MNSYQKIMAGLIVGLLMLGLIQISVASVVSTGDFNKDFYIMWSPSHVSTSSDGRTRSLKLDQESGSGFSSNQKFLFGQIDVQIKLIPGRSAGTVVAYYLTSDEPNHDELDFEFLGNVVGQPYLLQTNIYINGFDNREERIKLWFDPSKHFHTYSILWNIHQIVFMVDGIPIRVYRNHGEKGVAFPMWRPMSIKASIWNGESWATNGGRDKIDWSKAPFIVSFMNYKIDACVWKGYARFCRVDSPGNWWNNNRFSTLTFRQRRLFKWVRKHHLLYDYCHDYKRFQFKLPKECSLPKY, encoded by the exons ATGAACAGTTACCAGAAAATCATGGCCGGCCTTATTGTTGGGCTTCTCATGCTCGGATTGATTCAAATTTCAGTTGCTTCTGTTGTTTCAACCGGAGATTTCAATAAGGATTTCTATATTATGTGGTCTCCTAGCCATGTAAGCACTTCGAGTGATGGCCGAACAAGAAGTTTGAAGCTTGATCAAGAATCAG GTTCTGGATTTTCTTCGAACCAGAAGTTTCTGTTTGGACAAATTGATGTGCAAATTAAACTAATACCAGGTCGTTCGGCAGGCACCGTCGTGGCCTATTAC CTGACTTCTGATGAGCCTAACCATGACGAGTTAGATTTTGAGTTCCTTGGCAATGTGGTTGGGCAACCATATCTCcttcaaacaaatatttatattaacggCTTTGACAACCGTGAAGAAAGGATCAAGCTATGGTTTGATCCGTCAAAGCACTTCCATACGTATTCAATCCTGTGGAACATTCACCAAATTGT GTTCATGGTGGATGGGATTCCCATAAGAGTGTACAGAAACCATGGAGAGAAGGGAGTGGCATTTCCAATGTGGAGGCCAATGAGTATCAAAGCCAGCATATGGAACGGCGAAAGCTGGGCAACAAATGGAGGGCGTGATAAAATCGATTGGTCAAAGGCCCCCTTCATAGTTTCTTTCATGAACTACAAGATCGATGCCTGCGTGTGGAAAGGATACGCAAGGTTTTGCAGGGTAGATAGTCCTGGAAATTGGTGGAATAACAACAGGTTCAGCACCCTCACATTTAGGCAAAGGAGGTTGTTCAAATGGGTGAGGAAGCACCACCTTCTTTATGACTATTGCCATGACTATAAGAGATTCCAATTCAAGCTTCCCAAAGAGTGCTCCCTTCCCAAGTATTGA